The Leifsonia xyli genomic sequence GGAGCTAGCCCTCCGCCCCGGCGACGATCGTCCCGATGCCGAGCGCCGCGAGGATGCCGGCGGAGATGCGCTCCAGGGCACGCGTGACACGCGGACGGCGCAGCCACGCGATCATGCGGGAGGCGAGCAGCGCGACCGCGATCAGGTAGAGCATGCCGATCAGCCCGTCGATCGCGCCGAGGAGGAGGGTCTCGCCGAAGCTCGCGTGCGCCGAGACGAACTGCGGCACCACCGCGATGAAGAACAGGCCGACCTTCGGGTTGAGCATGGTGGACAGCATCCCGGCGAGCAGGCTCGACGAGGAGCGGCGGCGCGGAGCGGGCAGCTCGGCCACGACCTCGCCCTGGCTGCGGCGCGCCTGACGCCGGCCGGCGATGAAGGCGGAGACCCCGAGGTAGAGGAGGTACAGACCGCCCGCGATCTTGACGATGCGGAACACCTCGGCCGACTGCTCCAGGAGCGCGGCCAGCCCGAAGCCGACCAGCGCGGCCCACACCAGCGACCCGATGGCCGTGCCCGCCGCCGCCGCGATGCCGTCGCGCGCCCGGCCCATGCTGTAGCGCAGCACGAGGAAGGTGTCCGGCCCGGGCGTCAGCGCGAGCACCAGGCACAGGCCGGCGAAGGCGAGCAGCGAGAGGATGGTCATGTGGAAGATCATAGGGATCGGGGTGTCACCTGATCGCGGGGTGGACGATTGCGTTCACAGCTTGACTCCAACACGTCGATCGTTCACGCTTGTCGTCATGACCGCCACTCAGGGGCTGATCCCCCGTGGCGCACGCAATCCCGGGTCGCAAGGCGCCTTGCGGCATCTGAACCAGGAACGACTCGTCGAGTTCCTCCTGGCCCACGGACCGTCGACCCAGGCAGAGCTGGCGCGCGGGACCGGCCTGTCCACCGCCACCGTGTCCAACATCGTCCGCGACATGGCGGCGAAGGGCGTCGTCGCGACCAGTCCGGTCACCTCCAGCGGCCGCCGCGCGCTGCTCGTGCAGCTCACCGACACCGGCGACATCGCGGTCGGCGTGGACTTCGGCCGGCGCCACGTGCGTATTGTCCTCTCCACCCTCGGCTACGACGTGATCGCCGAGGAGCAGGTCGCCCTCGAGCCCGGCTACGACGTGCTCGGCGCGGTGGAGGAGGCGGCGCGGCTGCTCGACCGGATGCTGGCCGACGGCGGTCACGACCGGGAGTCCGTGCTCGCCGTCGGCGTCGGTATCCCGGGCCCGATCGACCGGCGCACCGGCACGGTGCTGCAGGGCGCGATCCTGCCCGAGTGGGTGGGGATCACGCGGCGCGAACTGGAGGATGTGTTCGGCTTCCCGGTCGTCGTCGACAACGACGCCAATCTCGGCGCGCTCGCCGAGGTCACCTGGGGCGCGAACCGCGGGGAGCGCAACCTGATCTTCGTCAAGATCGGCACCGGGATCGGCGCCGGCCTCATCCTGAACGGCCAGCCGTACTACGGGTTCCTCGGCATCACGGGCGAGCTCGGGCACACGCCCGTCGCCGAGCACGGCGTCATCTGCCGGTGCGGGAACCGGGGCTGCCTCGAGACCGTCGCCTCCACCAGCGTCATGCTGGAGTCGCTCGGCCATGGCACCGGGGGCGGCCTGACGACCGCCGACATCCTGCGTCGCGGCCTCGCTCACGACCCGGCCGTGCTACGCGTCGTGAGCGACGCGGGCACCGCCATCGGCCAGGCGATCGGCAACATCGCCAACGTCATCAATCCCGAACTCGTGCTGATCGGCGGGCCCCTGGTCGGCCTCGGGGACGCGCTGCTCGACCCGATCCGGCGCGGCATCCAGCACAACGCGCTGCCGATCATCGCCGGCACCACGACCGTGCGCGTGTCGTCGCTGGGCGACCGAGCCGAGTCGTTGGGCGCCGCGGCCATCGTGATCCAGGGCGCACTCTCCGGTAACGACTGACCGTTATCGCATCGTTGTCTTCACTATTTGACGACAAGTGAGAACATAGCGTTTACTACTTAGGCACATCCATTACCCGAGCTCGAACAGGAGCGACGATGCCGTCGAACGCAGTCATCCTCGAGATGCGCGAGATCACCAAGGAGTTCCCTGGTGTGAAAGCCCTGGAGGATGTCTCCCTCACCGTGCACGCCGATGAGATCCACGCGATCTGCGGCGAGAACGGCGCGGGGAAGTCCACCCTCATGAAGGTCCTCTCCGGCGTCTACCCGTACGGCACGTACACCGGCGACATCGTCTACCAGGGCGAGGTCATGCGCTTCAAGGACATCAAGTCCAGCGAGCAGCAGGGCATCGTGATCATCCACCAGGAGCTCGCGCTCATCCCCGAGCTCTCGATCACCGAGAACATCTTCCTCGGCAACGAGCCGGGCCGCGGCGGCGTCATCAACTGGGGCGAGGCGAAGACCCGCGCCGTCGAACTCCTCGCCCGCGTCGGCCTGAGCGACGACCCTGACACGCAGATCAAGAACATCGGCGTCGGCAAGCAGCAGTTGGTCGAGATCGCCAAGGCCCTCAACAAGAACGTCAAGCTCCTCATCCTCGACGAGCCCACCGCGGCGCTGAACGAGGCCGAGTCGCAGCACCTCCTCGACCTCATCGTCGGGCTCAAGGGCCGCGGCGTCAGCTCGATCATCATCAGCCACAAGCTCAACGAGATCGAGCAGATCGCCGACGAGATCACGATCATCCGCGACGGCCACTCCATCGAGACGCTCAACGTCAAGGCGGACGGCGTCGACGAGGACCGCATCATCCGCGGCATGGTCGGCCGCACGCTCGAGAGCCGCTACCCGGAGCGCACGCCGAACATCGGCGAGACCTTCTTCGAGGTGCGCGACTGGGTCGTCCAGCACCCGCAGATCCCGGAGCGCCTCGTCGTCAAGAACTCCAGCTTCTACGTGCGCCGCGGCGAGATCGTCGGCTTCGCCGGCCTCATGGGCGCCGGCCGCACCGAGCTCGCGATGAGCGTCTTCGGCCGCTCCTACGGCAACTGGATCTCGGGCGAGATCTACAAGGACGGCCACAAGATCGAGGTGCGCAACGTCTCGGAGGCCATCGACAACGGCATGGCATACGTGAGCGAGGACCGCAAGGTGCTCGGCCTCAACCTGCTCGACGACATCAAGCAGTCGGTCGTCGCCGCCAAGCTGACGAAGATCGCCAAGCGCGGCGTGGTCGACGACCTGCAGGAGTACGCGGTCGCCGACGAGTACCGCAAGCGCCTCCGCATCCGCACGCCCGACGTCAACCGCGGCGTGAGCACGCTGTCCGGCGGAAACCAGCAGAAGGTCGTGCTGGCCAAGTGGATGTTCACCGACCCGGACATCCTGATCCTGGACGAGCCCACGCGCGGCATCGACGTCGGCGCCAAGTTCGAGATCTACGGGATCATCCAGCAGCTGGCCGCTCAGGGGAAGGGCGTCATCGTCATCTCCTCCGAGCTGCCCGAGCTGCTCGGCATCTCCGACCGCATCTACACGATCTTCGAGGGTCAGATCACCGCCGACTTCCCGATCGCGGAAGCGACCCCCGAGACGCTCCTGAAAAGCATGACATCCGCCAAGAAGAGGGTGACCCGATAACCATGACCACGCAGATCGCAGAGAAGAAGAAGTCCGGAGGCATCCGCGACCTCGGGAAGATGTTCGGCGGCGGGCAGTCCACAGGTCGCCAGTTCGGCATCCTGGGTGCGCTCGTCATCATCATCCTGTTCTTCCAGGTCGCCACCGGGGGCAAGACCCTCGACCCGGTGAACCTGATCAACCTCGTCAACCAGAACGTCTACGTCCTGATTCTGGCGATCGGCATGGTCATGGTCATCATCGCGGGCCACATCGACCTGTCGGTCGGTTCGGTCGCGGCGCTGGTCGGCATCGTGGTCGCGGAGGCGATGACGAACTGGAACGTGCCGTGGCCCCTCGCCATCGTGCTCGGCCTGCTCGTTGGCGTCGTGATCGGCGCCTGGCAGGGCTGGTGGGTCGCCTACGTCGGCGTCCCCGCGTTCATCGTGACCCTGGCGGGCATGCTCATCTTCCGCGGCCTCAACCAGCTGATCGGAAACGCGAACACCATCCCGGTGCCCGACGGCTTCACCTACATCGGCGGCGGCTTCCTCCCCGAGTGGGGCCCGAACACCGGCTACAACAACTCCACCCTGCTGCTCGGCCTGATCATCGCGGTCGTCATCGCGCTGATGGAGGTCCGGACCCGCCGCAAGCAGACCAAGATGGGCTCCGAGAAGGCGCCGCTCTGGGTCAGCGTGTTCAAGGTCGTCATCCTCGACGCCGTCGTCGTCTACGCCGCCGTGCTGTTCGGCAGCGGACGGGTGGGCACCTCGTTCCCCGTCGCCGGTGTGATCCTCGGCGTGCTGATCATCCTCTACTCGTTCATCACGCGGAACACGATCTTCGGTCGTCACATCTACGCGGTCGGCGGCAACTCGCACGCCGCTGAGCTGTCGGGCGTCAAGATCCGCCGGATCAACTTCTTCGTCATGATGAACATGTCGGTCCTCGCCGCTCTGGCCGGCATGATCGCCGTCGCCCGCTCGGTGTCGTCCGGCCCGCAGGACGGCCTCGGCTGGGAGCTCGACGCGATCGCCGCCGTCTTCATCGGTGGTGCCGCGGTCTCTGGCGGTATCGGTACCGTCGCCGGCTCCATCATCGGTGGTCTGGTCATCGCCGTCCTGAACAACGGCCTCCAGCTGCTCGGCGTCACCTCCGACAAGGTCCAGATCATCAAGGGCCTGGTCCTGCTCATCGCGGTCGGCATCGACGTCTACTCCAAGCGCCGCGGCGGTCCCTCGCTCATCGGCAGGATGTTCAACCGCGACAAGACGCAGCGCATCGACGCCGCGGCTGAGGACAAGCCCGCCGTCCTTCCGACCGGCGACCAGGCCGAGGACTCCTCGAGGTCTCTCACCTCGTAGGTCCCTTTCGCTTCACCTCCTACCTGCAACACCCCACACACAGAGAAAGTAGATAGCAATGCGCAAAATCGCACTCGCGACAGTGGCCGTCGCAGCTGCCACCGCGCTCGCCCTGACCGGCTGCTCCGGCAGCGGCCGTGGCGGCTCGGGCGACGGTTCCTCCGCCTCCGGCTTCGCCAAGGACGCCACCATCGGCGTCGCCCTCCCGACCAAGACGTCGGAGAACTGGGTTCTCGCCGGTGGCCTCTTCGAGGACGGCCTCAAGTCGGCCGGCTTCAAGGGCGACGTGCAGTACGCCGGTGGCTCGGGTGTCTCCGACCAGCAGTCGCAGATCCAGTCGATGATCACCAACGGCGCCAAGGTCGTCATCATCGGCGCCGTCGACGGTGGCCAGCTCGCCGCGCAGGCCAAGGCCGCGCACGACGCCGGCGCGACCGTCATCGCGTACGACCGCCTCATCCTCAACACGAACGACGTCGACTACTACGTCGCGTACGACAACGAGAAGGTCGGCGAGCTGCAGGGCCAGGCCCTGCTCGACGGCATGGCGAAGAAGTACCCGGGCAAGAAGAACTTCAACATCGAGCTCTTCTCCGGTTCGCCGGACGACGCCAACTCGAAGGTCTTCTTCGACGGCGCCATGAAGATCCTCGAGCCGAAGATCAAGGACGGCACCCTGAAGGTCGTCTCGGGCCAGACCGAGATCAAGCAGACCTCCACCCAGGGCTGGCTGCCGGCGAACGCGCAGACCCGCATGGACACCCTGCTCGCCGCCAACTACGGCTCGACCGAGCTCGACGGCGTCCTGTCGCCGAACGACACCCTGGCCCGCGCCATCATCACCTCGGTGAAGGGTGCTGGCAAGCCCGTCCCGATCGTCACCGGTCAGGACTCCGAGGCCGAGTCGGTCAAGTCCATCATGGCGGGCGAGCAGTACTCGACCATCAACAAGGACACCCGCAACCTGGTCAAGCAGGCCATCGACATGGTCAAGGACCTGCAGCAGGGCAAGAAGCCGGCCGTGAACGACGACAAGTCGTACAACAACGGCAAGAAGGTCGTCCCGGCCTACCTGCTGAAGCCGGTCATCGTCACCAAGGAGAACGCGGCCGAGGCGTACGCCAACGACCCGAGCCTGGAGCCGCTGACCAAGTAACTCCCGTTCGCACGCTCGTGTGAACAATGAAAGGGCCCGGAGCGAGATCGCTCCGGGCCCTTTCC encodes the following:
- a CDS encoding sugar ABC transporter substrate-binding protein, whose protein sequence is MRKIALATVAVAAATALALTGCSGSGRGGSGDGSSASGFAKDATIGVALPTKTSENWVLAGGLFEDGLKSAGFKGDVQYAGGSGVSDQQSQIQSMITNGAKVVIIGAVDGGQLAAQAKAAHDAGATVIAYDRLILNTNDVDYYVAYDNEKVGELQGQALLDGMAKKYPGKKNFNIELFSGSPDDANSKVFFDGAMKILEPKIKDGTLKVVSGQTEIKQTSTQGWLPANAQTRMDTLLAANYGSTELDGVLSPNDTLARAIITSVKGAGKPVPIVTGQDSEAESVKSIMAGEQYSTINKDTRNLVKQAIDMVKDLQQGKKPAVNDDKSYNNGKKVVPAYLLKPVIVTKENAAEAYANDPSLEPLTK
- a CDS encoding ArsR family transcriptional regulator, which gives rise to MTATQGLIPRGARNPGSQGALRHLNQERLVEFLLAHGPSTQAELARGTGLSTATVSNIVRDMAAKGVVATSPVTSSGRRALLVQLTDTGDIAVGVDFGRRHVRIVLSTLGYDVIAEEQVALEPGYDVLGAVEEAARLLDRMLADGGHDRESVLAVGVGIPGPIDRRTGTVLQGAILPEWVGITRRELEDVFGFPVVVDNDANLGALAEVTWGANRGERNLIFVKIGTGIGAGLILNGQPYYGFLGITGELGHTPVAEHGVICRCGNRGCLETVASTSVMLESLGHGTGGGLTTADILRRGLAHDPAVLRVVSDAGTAIGQAIGNIANVINPELVLIGGPLVGLGDALLDPIRRGIQHNALPIIAGTTTVRVSSLGDRAESLGAAAIVIQGALSGND
- a CDS encoding sugar ABC transporter permease, coding for MTTQIAEKKKSGGIRDLGKMFGGGQSTGRQFGILGALVIIILFFQVATGGKTLDPVNLINLVNQNVYVLILAIGMVMVIIAGHIDLSVGSVAALVGIVVAEAMTNWNVPWPLAIVLGLLVGVVIGAWQGWWVAYVGVPAFIVTLAGMLIFRGLNQLIGNANTIPVPDGFTYIGGGFLPEWGPNTGYNNSTLLLGLIIAVVIALMEVRTRRKQTKMGSEKAPLWVSVFKVVILDAVVVYAAVLFGSGRVGTSFPVAGVILGVLIILYSFITRNTIFGRHIYAVGGNSHAAELSGVKIRRINFFVMMNMSVLAALAGMIAVARSVSSGPQDGLGWELDAIAAVFIGGAAVSGGIGTVAGSIIGGLVIAVLNNGLQLLGVTSDKVQIIKGLVLLIAVGIDVYSKRRGGPSLIGRMFNRDKTQRIDAAAEDKPAVLPTGDQAEDSSRSLTS
- a CDS encoding lysine transporter LysE → MTILSLLAFAGLCLVLALTPGPDTFLVLRYSMGRARDGIAAAAGTAIGSLVWAALVGFGLAALLEQSAEVFRIVKIAGGLYLLYLGVSAFIAGRRQARRSQGEVVAELPAPRRRSSSSLLAGMLSTMLNPKVGLFFIAVVPQFVSAHASFGETLLLGAIDGLIGMLYLIAVALLASRMIAWLRRPRVTRALERISAGILAALGIGTIVAGAEG
- a CDS encoding ABC transporter ATP-binding protein, with amino-acid sequence MPSNAVILEMREITKEFPGVKALEDVSLTVHADEIHAICGENGAGKSTLMKVLSGVYPYGTYTGDIVYQGEVMRFKDIKSSEQQGIVIIHQELALIPELSITENIFLGNEPGRGGVINWGEAKTRAVELLARVGLSDDPDTQIKNIGVGKQQLVEIAKALNKNVKLLILDEPTAALNEAESQHLLDLIVGLKGRGVSSIIISHKLNEIEQIADEITIIRDGHSIETLNVKADGVDEDRIIRGMVGRTLESRYPERTPNIGETFFEVRDWVVQHPQIPERLVVKNSSFYVRRGEIVGFAGLMGAGRTELAMSVFGRSYGNWISGEIYKDGHKIEVRNVSEAIDNGMAYVSEDRKVLGLNLLDDIKQSVVAAKLTKIAKRGVVDDLQEYAVADEYRKRLRIRTPDVNRGVSTLSGGNQQKVVLAKWMFTDPDILILDEPTRGIDVGAKFEIYGIIQQLAAQGKGVIVISSELPELLGISDRIYTIFEGQITADFPIAEATPETLLKSMTSAKKRVTR